Proteins found in one Hevea brasiliensis isolate MT/VB/25A 57/8 chromosome 18, ASM3005281v1, whole genome shotgun sequence genomic segment:
- the LOC110633254 gene encoding uncharacterized protein LOC110633254 isoform X2 → MFKTPKTLTSCHHQNHRIKMPPSCQALSFLSPLLLLSSPSHSLSSKTTIPTFSLPILPLPSSRNPLPVLFCTSPKQQQEEAFLQFVAESKGKTLPCVRTFENDLARLSLVGAVGFEQALTAAAADGGRAAAEHIDSGMPTMVVETIFPGPGDEHATISTRLFLPAKKVKEKAGKFRSSYTEDIFSGTTSQNILAMTFRQVVLQQLWNFELVVLRPGTKRNMEDLQNPREVPASFFLRSSKEEVISVLAEAVCIAALQDTEGHFLDDFLGKTSSGISRWFQKPKRIVSKDSAVVIYKLFEDEIVENAKSLLANFNSTKESFRGIKKRNKYNWWTLVAHSKLEKIGGPDFSAWTSEYVPAYRLQINADKVKDVKFEGWRRSAENRWEVLLTHSQMAGLAEILDMYYEDVYSLPDKELSCHAITKFTNFSNKKRSSSLLNILSASLASGIFLITITALRQFSFPHIRKGEMYAQEHRSPPSSEIKFAVNESQDAEKLQGFCVLIVKKIKDAFGWPGNIITETDNGAWIGDVPKYLKVMGKSESTREENSTSAPEQKIDEDMKSSAQDIASYQVVLSTDGKIVGFQPTSRVAVNHWASNPLASELYGGRKLSPGFIEPSHKIRLPNEIVVIELLMSVNLNACFALARPVR, encoded by the exons ATGTTCAAAACCCCAAAAACCCTTACCAGTTGCCATCATCAAAATCACAGAATCAAAATGCCTCCTTCTTGTCAAGCTCTCTCCTTTCTAtcacctcttcttcttctttcttcacctTCTCATTCCCTCTCCTCCAAAACTACAATTCCTACATTTTCCCTTCCCATTTTGCCCCTGCCCAGTTCCAGAAATCCCCTCCCTGTCCTCTTCTGCACTTCTCCAAAACAGCAACAAGAAGAAGCATTTCTCCAATTCGTAGCGGAGTCTAAAGGAAAGACCCTCCCTTGCGTTAGGACCTTTGAGAACGACTTGGCTCGGCTCAGCTTAGTAGGCGCCGTTGGCTTCGAGCAGGCTCTCACTGCAGCTGCAGCCGATGGAGGCCGGGCCGCGGCTGAGCACATTGATTCCGGCATGCCCACCATGGTCGTTGAGACGATTTTCCCAGGGCCCGGGGATGAGCACGCCACCATTTCTACTCGATTG TTTTTACCTGCTAAGAAAGTTAAAGAAAAAGCGGGCAAATTCAGAAGTTCTTACACTGAAGATATTTTCTCTGGGACTACGTCTCAAAACATACTTGCCATGACATTTAGACAAGTGGTTTTGCAACAGCTGTGGAATTTTGAGCTCGTTGTGTTAAGGCCTGGGACAAAGAGAAACATGGAGGATCTTCAAAACCCAAGAGAG GTTCCTGCATCTTTCTTTCTCAGGTCATCAAAAGAAGAGGTTATTTCTGTGCTTGCAGAAGCTGTTTGCATAGCTGCTCTTCAAGACACTGAAGGGCATTTCCTTGATGATTTTTTGGGGAAAACTTCTAGTGGTATCTCCCGCTGGTTTCAGAAGCCCAAGAGAATTGTGTCCAAGGACTCTGCtgttgtcatttataaattatttgaagATGAAATAGTAGAGAATGCCAAGAGTTTGCTAGCAAATTTTAATTCAACCAAGGAAAGTTTCAGAGGAATAAAAAAGAGAAACAAGTACAATTGGTGGACACTAGTGGCACACTCTAAGTTGGAAAAAATTGGTGGGCCTGACTTCAGTGCATGGACAAGTGAGTATGTACCAGCTTATAGGCTACAAATTAATGCTGATAAAGTTAAGGATGTAAAATTTGAAGGATGGAGAAGATCTGCAGAGAATAGGTGGGAAGTTCTTTTGACCCATTCCCAAATG GCTGGATTGGCTGAAATATTAGATATGTACTATGAAGACGTTTACTCGTTGCCTGATAAAGAGTTATCATGTCATGCCATTACAAAGTTTACCAACTTTTCCAATAAAAAG AGGAGCTCTTCTTTGCTGAACATCTTGTCGGCTAGCCTTGCAAGTGGAATTTTTCTCATTACCATCACTGCTCTCAGACAGTTTAGTTTTCCTCATATACGCAAAGGAGAAATGTACGCTCAAGAACATAGGTCACCTCCATCATCTGAAATTAAGTTTGCAGTAAATGAATCTCAGGATGCTGAAAAG TTGCAAGGATTTTGCGTTCTGATCGTCAAAAAGATTAAGGATGCATTTGGCTGGCCTGGCAATataataacagaaacagataatgGTGCTTGGATTGGAGATGTTCCAAAATACTTGAAAGTTATGGGCAAATCTGAATCCACTAGGGAAGAAAATTCAACTTCTGCTCCTGAACAGAAAATTGATGAAGATATGAAATCATCTGCACAGGATATTGCTAGTTATCAG GTTGTTCTGTCAACTGATGGTAAAATAGTAGGGTTCCAACCTACAAGTCGGGTAGCTGTGAATCATTGGGCTTCCAATCCCTTGGCAAGTGAGCTGTATGGTGGACGAAAGCTATCCCCTG GCTTTATTGAACCCAGCCACAAGATCCGCCTTCCAAATGAAATAGTTGTAATAGAGCTGTTGATGTCAGTTAATTTGAATGCCTGCTTTGCATTGGCAAGGCCAGTTCGGTGA
- the LOC110633255 gene encoding transcription factor VOZ1 isoform X2 produces the protein MGKGSKINCKSASHKLFKDKAKNRVDDLQGMFMDLQFARKESRTIDVAVLEEQVHQMLREWKAELNEPSPASSLQQGGSLGSFSSDICRLLQLCEEEDDATSALAAPKPEPNDQSLQIGDNVVFQEGQQDHSFPFVDQCKKDSPTGVPSMVANDLEGAGHLDYNQYDLSQNFESNFYTGSNSTDLCVEDGVPHVSGYLPSIFPPPSAFLGPKCALWDCPRPAQGGLDWCQDYCSSFHHALALNEGPPGMGPVLRPGGIGLKDGLLFAALSAKAQGKDVGIPECEGAATAKSPWNAPELFDLSVLEGETIREWLFFDKPRRAFESGNRKQRSLPDYCGRGWHESRKQVMNEYGGLKRSYYMDPQPLNNFEWHLYEYEINKCDACALYRLELKAVDGKKGAKGKITNESVVDLQKQMGRLTAEFPSDNKRCVKGRTKVNVKVGVGSVYSAPNRVAPTNETFDYELGPPYNYLVENLGDYYVN, from the exons ATGGGGAAAGGTTCAAAGATCAATTGCAAGTCAGCTTCTCATAAGCTATTCAAGGACAAGGCCAAGAACCGTGTGGATGATCTGCAAGGAATGTTCATGGATCTGCAGTTTGCTAGGAAAGAGAGCCGCACTATTGATGTGGCCGTCCTTGAGGAGCAAGTTCACCAGATGCTTCGTGAATGGAAAGCTGAGCTCAATGAGCCGTCTCCAGCTTCTTCTTTGCAACAA GGTGGAAGTCTTGGGTCATTCTCGTCAGATATATGTAGGTTGTTGCAGCTCTGCGAAGAGGAAGATGATGCCACTAGTGCATTAGCTGCACCAAAGCCTGAGCCTAATGATCAGAGCTTGCAAATTGGGGATAATGTGGTCTTTCAGGAG GGGCAACAGGATCACAGTTTCCCATTTGTTGATCAATGTAAAAAAGACTCTCCTACAGGAGTTCCCAGCATGGTGGCTAACGACTTAGAAGGAGCTGGTCACTTGGACTATAATCAGTATGATTTATCCCAAAATTTTGAGTCAAACTTCTATACTGGTTCTAATAGCACAGATTTGTGTGTTGAGGATGGTGTGCCTCATGTTTCTGGCTATCTGCCAAGTATATTTCCTCCACCTTCTGCTTTCCTGGGCCCAAAATGTGCACTTTGGGATTGTCCAAGACCTGCTCAAGGAGGGTTGGACTGGTGTCAGGACTATTGCAGTAGCTTTCATCATGCCCTAGCATTAAATGAAGGTCCACCTGGGATGGGTCCTGTTCTTCGACCCGGGGGCATTGGCCTGAAGGATGGTCTTCTTTTTGCTGCTCTAAGTGCGAAGGCACAAGGAAAAGATGTTGGTATTCCTGAATGTGAGGGAGCTGCAACTGCAAAGTCCCCATGGAATGCACCAG AGCTCTTTGATCTTTCAGTTCTTGAGGGTGAGACAATTAGGGAATGGCTTTTTTTTGATAAGCCACGTAGAGCATTTGAGAGTGGGAACAGAAAGCAAAGGTCATTGCCAGATTACTGTGGGCGTGGTTGGCATGAATCAAGGAAGCAAGTGATGAATGAATATGGGGGGCTGAAGAGATCCTATTATATGGACCCACAACCACTGAACAATTTTGAGTGGCATCTTTATGAATATGAGATCAACAAGTGTGATGCTTGTGCTTTGTATAGATTGGAACTGAAAGCTGTTGATGGAAAGAAGGGTGCTAAGGGTAAAATAACAAATGAATCAGTTGTCGATCTGCAGAAGCAAATGGGTAGACTAACTGCTGAGTTTCCCTCTGATAACAAGCGTTGTGTTAAAGGAAGAACCAAAGTGAATGTTAAGGTTGGTGTCGGAAGTGTTTATTCAGCTCCAAATCGAGTGGCTCCAACAAATGAAACATTTGATTATGAGCTAGGCCCGCCATACAATTATCTTGTTGAGAATCTAGGTGACTATTATGTGAATTGA
- the LOC131175908 gene encoding receptor-like protein 53: MRKIRVVGNISALFLNLKHLSDLDLSYNDFGGIPIPSSIDSLVSLTYLNLSEAGFDGLIPCQLGNLTRLRHLRVRGPYVDLDDKSELMSAILIGFLNNLDSPLPNWLFTLNGLVSLTLQNYNFGGPIPIGLKNLTALRNLVLGEIDFTSKIMPQWLYGFQL, from the exons ATGCGGAAGATCAGAGTTGTAGGCAACATAAGCgctttgtttctcaatttgaagcATCTGAGTgacttggatttgagctacaatgACTTTGGAGGGATTCCAATTCCCAGCTCCATAGACTCTCTGGTGAGTTTGACATATCTTAATCTTTCTGAAGCAGGATTTGACGGATTAATCCCTTGCCAACTTGGAAATCTTACCCGTTTGCGCCACCTCAGGGTGCGAGGTCCATATGTAGATTTGGATGATAAATCTGAACTTATGTCGGCAATCTTAATTGGCTTTCTC AATAACCTGGATTCTCCATTACCAAATTGGTTGTTTACCCTTAATGGTCTTGTTTCTCTTACActgcaaaattataattttgggggTCCAATTCCCATTGGCCTCAAGAACTTGACTGCTCTTAGAAATCTTGTTCTGGGTGAAATTGATTTTACCAGTAAAATCATGCCTCAATGGTTGTATGGTTTTCAACTGTGA
- the LOC110633255 gene encoding transcription factor VOZ1 isoform X1, which yields MGKGSKINCKSASHKLFKDKAKNRVDDLQGMFMDLQFARKESRTIDVAVLEEQVHQMLREWKAELNEPSPASSLQQGGSLGSFSSDICRLLQLCEEEDDATSALAAPKPEPNDQSLQIGDNVVFQEGYGVNQGQQDHSFPFVDQCKKDSPTGVPSMVANDLEGAGHLDYNQYDLSQNFESNFYTGSNSTDLCVEDGVPHVSGYLPSIFPPPSAFLGPKCALWDCPRPAQGGLDWCQDYCSSFHHALALNEGPPGMGPVLRPGGIGLKDGLLFAALSAKAQGKDVGIPECEGAATAKSPWNAPELFDLSVLEGETIREWLFFDKPRRAFESGNRKQRSLPDYCGRGWHESRKQVMNEYGGLKRSYYMDPQPLNNFEWHLYEYEINKCDACALYRLELKAVDGKKGAKGKITNESVVDLQKQMGRLTAEFPSDNKRCVKGRTKVNVKVGVGSVYSAPNRVAPTNETFDYELGPPYNYLVENLGDYYVN from the exons ATGGGGAAAGGTTCAAAGATCAATTGCAAGTCAGCTTCTCATAAGCTATTCAAGGACAAGGCCAAGAACCGTGTGGATGATCTGCAAGGAATGTTCATGGATCTGCAGTTTGCTAGGAAAGAGAGCCGCACTATTGATGTGGCCGTCCTTGAGGAGCAAGTTCACCAGATGCTTCGTGAATGGAAAGCTGAGCTCAATGAGCCGTCTCCAGCTTCTTCTTTGCAACAA GGTGGAAGTCTTGGGTCATTCTCGTCAGATATATGTAGGTTGTTGCAGCTCTGCGAAGAGGAAGATGATGCCACTAGTGCATTAGCTGCACCAAAGCCTGAGCCTAATGATCAGAGCTTGCAAATTGGGGATAATGTGGTCTTTCAGGAG GGATATGGTGTTAATCAGGGGCAACAGGATCACAGTTTCCCATTTGTTGATCAATGTAAAAAAGACTCTCCTACAGGAGTTCCCAGCATGGTGGCTAACGACTTAGAAGGAGCTGGTCACTTGGACTATAATCAGTATGATTTATCCCAAAATTTTGAGTCAAACTTCTATACTGGTTCTAATAGCACAGATTTGTGTGTTGAGGATGGTGTGCCTCATGTTTCTGGCTATCTGCCAAGTATATTTCCTCCACCTTCTGCTTTCCTGGGCCCAAAATGTGCACTTTGGGATTGTCCAAGACCTGCTCAAGGAGGGTTGGACTGGTGTCAGGACTATTGCAGTAGCTTTCATCATGCCCTAGCATTAAATGAAGGTCCACCTGGGATGGGTCCTGTTCTTCGACCCGGGGGCATTGGCCTGAAGGATGGTCTTCTTTTTGCTGCTCTAAGTGCGAAGGCACAAGGAAAAGATGTTGGTATTCCTGAATGTGAGGGAGCTGCAACTGCAAAGTCCCCATGGAATGCACCAG AGCTCTTTGATCTTTCAGTTCTTGAGGGTGAGACAATTAGGGAATGGCTTTTTTTTGATAAGCCACGTAGAGCATTTGAGAGTGGGAACAGAAAGCAAAGGTCATTGCCAGATTACTGTGGGCGTGGTTGGCATGAATCAAGGAAGCAAGTGATGAATGAATATGGGGGGCTGAAGAGATCCTATTATATGGACCCACAACCACTGAACAATTTTGAGTGGCATCTTTATGAATATGAGATCAACAAGTGTGATGCTTGTGCTTTGTATAGATTGGAACTGAAAGCTGTTGATGGAAAGAAGGGTGCTAAGGGTAAAATAACAAATGAATCAGTTGTCGATCTGCAGAAGCAAATGGGTAGACTAACTGCTGAGTTTCCCTCTGATAACAAGCGTTGTGTTAAAGGAAGAACCAAAGTGAATGTTAAGGTTGGTGTCGGAAGTGTTTATTCAGCTCCAAATCGAGTGGCTCCAACAAATGAAACATTTGATTATGAGCTAGGCCCGCCATACAATTATCTTGTTGAGAATCTAGGTGACTATTATGTGAATTGA
- the LOC110633279 gene encoding uncharacterized protein LOC110633279 has product MGRGKFKGKPTGQRHFSTPEEMLAGTSSRPRTFKKQEAEYEEDQPEEESGEESEEESDDEPDQKRKGTQGIIQIENPNMAKPKNVKARDIDIGKTTELSRREREELEKQRAHERYMRLQEQGKTEQARKDLERLSLIRQQRAEAARKREEEKAAKEQKKAEARK; this is encoded by the exons ATGGGAAGAGGAAAGTTCAAGGGCAAGCCCACTGGTCAGCGCCACTTCTCCACTCCTGAAGAGATGC TTGCTGGCACTTCTTCGCGTCCTCGTACATTTAAaaag CAAGAAGCTGAATACGAAGAGGATCAACCTGAAGAAGAATCTGGGGAGGAGTCTGAAGAAGAATCTGATGATGAACCTGAT CAAAAGCGGAAGGGAACTCAAGGTATTATTCAGATCGAAAATCCTAATATGGCAAAGCCAAAGAATGTGAAAGCTAGAGACATTGAT ATTGGGAAAACAACAGAGCTTTCAAGGCGTGAAAG GGAAGAGTTAGAGAAACAAAGAGCTCATGAGCGATACATGAGGCTGCAAGAACAAGGAAAAACAGAACAAGCCAGAAAAGACTTAG AGCGATTGAGTCTCATACGTCAGCAAAGGGCAGAAGCTGCTAGAAAGCGAGAAGAAGAAAAGGCTG CAAAAGAGCAGAAGAAGGCTGAAGCACGCAAATGA
- the LOC110633254 gene encoding uncharacterized protein LOC110633254 isoform X1, whose amino-acid sequence MFKTPKTLTSCHHQNHRIKMPPSCQALSFLSPLLLLSSPSHSLSSKTTIPTFSLPILPLPSSRNPLPVLFCTSPKQQQEEAFLQFVAESKGKTLPCVRTFENDLARLSLVGAVGFEQALTAAAADGGRAAAEHIDSGMPTMVVETIFPGPGDEHATISTRLFLPAKKVKEKAGKFRSSYTEDIFSGTTSQNILAMTFRQVVLQQLWNFELVVLRPGTKRNMEDLQNPREQVPASFFLRSSKEEVISVLAEAVCIAALQDTEGHFLDDFLGKTSSGISRWFQKPKRIVSKDSAVVIYKLFEDEIVENAKSLLANFNSTKESFRGIKKRNKYNWWTLVAHSKLEKIGGPDFSAWTSEYVPAYRLQINADKVKDVKFEGWRRSAENRWEVLLTHSQMAGLAEILDMYYEDVYSLPDKELSCHAITKFTNFSNKKRSSSLLNILSASLASGIFLITITALRQFSFPHIRKGEMYAQEHRSPPSSEIKFAVNESQDAEKLQGFCVLIVKKIKDAFGWPGNIITETDNGAWIGDVPKYLKVMGKSESTREENSTSAPEQKIDEDMKSSAQDIASYQVVLSTDGKIVGFQPTSRVAVNHWASNPLASELYGGRKLSPGFIEPSHKIRLPNEIVVIELLMSVNLNACFALARPVR is encoded by the exons ATGTTCAAAACCCCAAAAACCCTTACCAGTTGCCATCATCAAAATCACAGAATCAAAATGCCTCCTTCTTGTCAAGCTCTCTCCTTTCTAtcacctcttcttcttctttcttcacctTCTCATTCCCTCTCCTCCAAAACTACAATTCCTACATTTTCCCTTCCCATTTTGCCCCTGCCCAGTTCCAGAAATCCCCTCCCTGTCCTCTTCTGCACTTCTCCAAAACAGCAACAAGAAGAAGCATTTCTCCAATTCGTAGCGGAGTCTAAAGGAAAGACCCTCCCTTGCGTTAGGACCTTTGAGAACGACTTGGCTCGGCTCAGCTTAGTAGGCGCCGTTGGCTTCGAGCAGGCTCTCACTGCAGCTGCAGCCGATGGAGGCCGGGCCGCGGCTGAGCACATTGATTCCGGCATGCCCACCATGGTCGTTGAGACGATTTTCCCAGGGCCCGGGGATGAGCACGCCACCATTTCTACTCGATTG TTTTTACCTGCTAAGAAAGTTAAAGAAAAAGCGGGCAAATTCAGAAGTTCTTACACTGAAGATATTTTCTCTGGGACTACGTCTCAAAACATACTTGCCATGACATTTAGACAAGTGGTTTTGCAACAGCTGTGGAATTTTGAGCTCGTTGTGTTAAGGCCTGGGACAAAGAGAAACATGGAGGATCTTCAAAACCCAAGAGAG CAGGTTCCTGCATCTTTCTTTCTCAGGTCATCAAAAGAAGAGGTTATTTCTGTGCTTGCAGAAGCTGTTTGCATAGCTGCTCTTCAAGACACTGAAGGGCATTTCCTTGATGATTTTTTGGGGAAAACTTCTAGTGGTATCTCCCGCTGGTTTCAGAAGCCCAAGAGAATTGTGTCCAAGGACTCTGCtgttgtcatttataaattatttgaagATGAAATAGTAGAGAATGCCAAGAGTTTGCTAGCAAATTTTAATTCAACCAAGGAAAGTTTCAGAGGAATAAAAAAGAGAAACAAGTACAATTGGTGGACACTAGTGGCACACTCTAAGTTGGAAAAAATTGGTGGGCCTGACTTCAGTGCATGGACAAGTGAGTATGTACCAGCTTATAGGCTACAAATTAATGCTGATAAAGTTAAGGATGTAAAATTTGAAGGATGGAGAAGATCTGCAGAGAATAGGTGGGAAGTTCTTTTGACCCATTCCCAAATG GCTGGATTGGCTGAAATATTAGATATGTACTATGAAGACGTTTACTCGTTGCCTGATAAAGAGTTATCATGTCATGCCATTACAAAGTTTACCAACTTTTCCAATAAAAAG AGGAGCTCTTCTTTGCTGAACATCTTGTCGGCTAGCCTTGCAAGTGGAATTTTTCTCATTACCATCACTGCTCTCAGACAGTTTAGTTTTCCTCATATACGCAAAGGAGAAATGTACGCTCAAGAACATAGGTCACCTCCATCATCTGAAATTAAGTTTGCAGTAAATGAATCTCAGGATGCTGAAAAG TTGCAAGGATTTTGCGTTCTGATCGTCAAAAAGATTAAGGATGCATTTGGCTGGCCTGGCAATataataacagaaacagataatgGTGCTTGGATTGGAGATGTTCCAAAATACTTGAAAGTTATGGGCAAATCTGAATCCACTAGGGAAGAAAATTCAACTTCTGCTCCTGAACAGAAAATTGATGAAGATATGAAATCATCTGCACAGGATATTGCTAGTTATCAG GTTGTTCTGTCAACTGATGGTAAAATAGTAGGGTTCCAACCTACAAGTCGGGTAGCTGTGAATCATTGGGCTTCCAATCCCTTGGCAAGTGAGCTGTATGGTGGACGAAAGCTATCCCCTG GCTTTATTGAACCCAGCCACAAGATCCGCCTTCCAAATGAAATAGTTGTAATAGAGCTGTTGATGTCAGTTAATTTGAATGCCTGCTTTGCATTGGCAAGGCCAGTTCGGTGA
- the LOC110633257 gene encoding transcription elongation factor 1 homolog yields the protein MGKRKSRAKPPPKKRMDKLDTVFSCPFCNHGTSVECRIDMKNLIGEAVCAICQESFSTTITALTEPIDIYSEWIDECERVNNLDDDGA from the exons ATGGGAAAGAGGAAGTCAAGAGCAAAGCCTCCTCCTAAGAAGAGAATGGACAAGCTTGACACTGTCTTCAGTTGTCCTTTCTGCAACCATGGCACTAGTGTCGAATGCCGAAT TGATATGAAGAATTTAATTGGTGAAGCAGTATGCGCAATATGCCAAGAGAGCTTTAGCACTACCATCACAG CTCTAACTGAACCAATAGACAT ATACAGTGAATGGATTGATGAGTGTGAACGGGTTAACAATCTTGATGATGACGGTGCTTGA